From a single Paenibacillus sp. FSL W8-0426 genomic region:
- the dinG gene encoding ATP-dependent DNA helicase DinG: MKFAVLDFETTGTQSDGEIIQVGLAIIDHDYSISQIYSSYVNPEVPIPPFITGLTGITDEDVADAPSLEEMMMEMVPLLDDVVLVGHNVAFDFHFLQNALDRCGYLPFTGRILDTIDFLKITFPSLSSYQLGYVSSEFGFQHDRPHQADSDALATAYVLLKCFDELRELPLITIQRLSDLFAPEDSDLGWFFDGLRMEKEAEPIQDLDGTYYRQLALNVSDWTEIGAPRDEKDGNPLAGISFEQYMEQVRSNLQNTLEHYEEREAQTQMFSSVRQALSEDKHLLIEAGTGTGKSLGYLLPAIYESVKQEQKVMVSTHTINLQEQLRERDIPLLTQVVPFPFKAAVFKGRGHYLCLRKFEHKINGREFSTPKEDYFTAAQMIVWLTQTETGDDEELNLSGRGGDFWETVQSESESCLGRSCPWFRKCYYHRAKHEAGLSDIVITNHSKLFTDVKASHQLLPSYESLVIDEAHHLEDVAGKHLGLHMKYFTLVHTLTRLFKDSRNGQLPLLRSQLSGHERSVEWGSAIDQMFPIALEAKEIWDRLSEALFNLLPERTDASPGETGQFSLRLKSTQKPAKWEELQNEENQLYVTLGDLIRKGDKLMLELKEDQDDYQSDSLITDITGLFKDLSTLRENLRFFMRMDDAATVYWMEASGQFRSKSLQLYAVPVDVSAQLKEMFFDKKRSVVLTSATLSVDKSFQFMIDQLGLQEAAEHDRLLTAMLPSPFRYRDQALLVIPRDFPSVKGSIGDAHFVDMLVRSLAETAIATRGRMMVLFTSYRMLRQVYDPLKEALSGNEISLLGQGVDSGSRSKLTRRFQDAKATVLLGTSSFWEGVDIPGDALTCLAIVRLPFQPPNHPLLEAKSELLQQQKKNPFMKLSVPQAVIRFKQGFGRLVRTAKDRGVVIVYDTRVIESYYGKYFLYSLPGPKMEHMLTEQMVPRISEWLEQDVEQT, encoded by the coding sequence ATGAAATTTGCCGTTTTGGATTTTGAAACAACCGGCACACAGTCCGACGGCGAGATTATTCAGGTCGGGCTTGCCATAATAGATCATGACTACAGCATTTCTCAAATATACAGTTCGTATGTAAATCCGGAAGTTCCGATCCCGCCGTTCATTACGGGGTTAACGGGAATCACGGACGAAGATGTGGCGGACGCGCCATCATTGGAAGAGATGATGATGGAAATGGTGCCGCTGCTGGATGATGTCGTGCTGGTCGGGCACAACGTCGCCTTTGACTTTCATTTTCTCCAGAACGCGCTGGACCGCTGCGGTTATTTGCCGTTCACCGGCCGCATTCTGGATACGATCGATTTTCTTAAAATCACGTTCCCCTCGCTGAGCTCGTACCAGCTCGGGTACGTCTCGTCCGAGTTCGGCTTTCAACATGATCGTCCGCACCAGGCGGATAGCGATGCATTGGCTACGGCATACGTGCTGTTAAAGTGTTTTGACGAGCTGCGTGAATTGCCGCTCATTACGATCCAGCGCCTGAGCGACCTTTTTGCCCCCGAGGACAGCGATCTGGGGTGGTTTTTTGACGGGCTGCGCATGGAAAAGGAAGCCGAGCCCATTCAAGATTTGGATGGAACCTATTATCGCCAACTCGCGCTCAATGTAAGCGATTGGACCGAAATCGGCGCGCCTCGCGACGAGAAGGACGGTAATCCGCTGGCAGGCATCAGCTTTGAGCAATATATGGAGCAGGTTCGGAGCAACCTGCAGAATACGCTGGAGCATTATGAAGAACGCGAGGCGCAGACCCAGATGTTCAGCAGCGTCCGGCAAGCCCTGAGCGAGGATAAACACCTGCTCATCGAAGCCGGAACGGGCACGGGGAAATCGCTCGGTTACCTGCTGCCAGCCATCTATGAGAGCGTGAAGCAGGAACAAAAGGTAATGGTCAGCACGCATACGATCAACCTGCAGGAACAGCTGCGGGAGCGGGATATTCCTCTTTTGACCCAAGTTGTGCCTTTTCCTTTTAAAGCTGCGGTATTTAAAGGACGAGGACACTACCTGTGCCTGCGCAAATTCGAGCACAAGATTAACGGCCGCGAATTTTCGACGCCGAAGGAAGATTATTTTACCGCGGCGCAGATGATCGTCTGGCTTACCCAGACCGAGACCGGGGACGACGAGGAACTGAATCTCAGCGGCCGCGGCGGGGACTTCTGGGAGACGGTGCAGAGCGAATCGGAATCCTGTCTGGGGCGCTCCTGTCCTTGGTTCCGCAAATGTTATTATCACCGGGCCAAGCATGAAGCAGGCTTATCGGACATCGTCATCACGAACCATTCGAAGCTGTTTACCGACGTAAAGGCCAGCCATCAGCTGCTGCCGTCCTACGAGAGCCTTGTCATCGACGAGGCCCATCACTTGGAAGATGTAGCAGGAAAACATCTTGGACTTCATATGAAATATTTCACATTGGTGCATACGTTAACGCGTTTGTTCAAAGACAGCCGCAACGGACAGCTTCCGCTGCTGCGTTCTCAGCTGTCGGGACATGAACGTTCCGTCGAATGGGGATCGGCCATTGACCAGATGTTCCCGATTGCGCTGGAAGCCAAAGAAATATGGGATCGGCTCAGCGAGGCGCTGTTTAACCTGCTGCCGGAACGGACCGACGCTTCTCCGGGAGAGACGGGACAATTTTCCCTGCGTTTGAAGAGCACGCAGAAGCCGGCCAAGTGGGAGGAATTGCAGAACGAGGAGAATCAGCTTTACGTCACGCTTGGCGATCTCATTCGCAAGGGAGACAAGCTGATGCTCGAGCTGAAAGAGGATCAGGACGACTATCAGTCGGACAGCTTGATCACGGACATTACGGGCTTGTTCAAAGACCTTTCCACGCTGCGCGAAAACCTGCGCTTCTTCATGCGAATGGACGATGCTGCCACGGTGTATTGGATGGAAGCAAGCGGCCAGTTCCGCAGCAAATCGCTGCAATTGTATGCCGTTCCCGTGGACGTGAGCGCGCAGCTGAAGGAAATGTTTTTCGATAAAAAAAGAAGCGTCGTGCTTACGTCTGCCACACTGTCCGTGGATAAGTCGTTTCAATTCATGATTGACCAGCTTGGCCTGCAGGAAGCCGCGGAGCATGATCGTTTGCTCACGGCGATGCTGCCGTCTCCGTTCCGCTACCGCGATCAGGCGCTGCTGGTGATACCGCGCGATTTCCCGAGCGTGAAAGGGTCGATCGGGGACGCGCATTTCGTGGACATGCTGGTACGATCGTTGGCCGAGACGGCCATCGCTACGCGCGGGCGCATGATGGTGCTGTTTACGTCTTACCGCATGCTGCGCCAAGTGTATGACCCGCTTAAGGAAGCATTGTCCGGAAACGAAATCTCCTTGCTCGGTCAGGGCGTGGACAGCGGCAGCCGGTCCAAGCTCACCCGCAGGTTCCAAGACGCCAAAGCGACGGTGCTTCTCGGGACGAGCAGTTTTTGGGAAGGCGTGGACATACCTGGGGATGCATTGACATGTCTGGCTATTGTCAGGTTACCGTTCCAGCCGCCGAATCATCCGCTCCTGGAAGCCAAAAGTGAATTATTGCAGCAGCAGAAAAAAAACCCGTTCATGAAGCTGTCTGTGCCTCAGGCGGTCATTCGTTTCAAGCAAGGATTCGGAAGGCTGGTTCGCACAGCCAAGGATCGCGGCGTTGTTATCGTATACGATACGCGGGTGATCGAATCATATTACGGAAAATACTTTTTATATTCCTTGCCTGGGCCAAAAATGGAACACATGCTGACCGAGCAAATGGTTCCGCGCATCAGCGAATGGCTCGAACAAGACGTTGAACAAACCTAA